A stretch of the Medicago truncatula cultivar Jemalong A17 chromosome 5, MtrunA17r5.0-ANR, whole genome shotgun sequence genome encodes the following:
- the LOC11406515 gene encoding cytochrome P450 83B1, with amino-acid sequence MNKNMSPLILLPFALLLFFLFKKHKTSKKSTTLPPGPKGLPFIGNLHQLDSSVLGLNFYELSKKYGPIISLKLGSKQTVVVSSAKMAKEVMKTHDIEFCNRPALISHMKISYNGLDQIFAPYREYWRHTKKLSFIHFLSVKRVSMFYSVRKDEVTRMIKKISENASSNKVMNMQDLLTCLTSTLVCKTAFGRRYEGEGIERSMFQGLHKEVQDLLISFFYADYLPFVGGIVDKLTGKTSRLEKTFKVSDELYQSIVDEHLDPERKKLPPHEDDVIDALIELKNDPYCSMDLTAEHIKPLIMNMSFAVTETIAAAVVWAMTALMKNPRAMQKVQEEIRKVCAGKGFIEEEDVEKLPYFKAVIKESMRLYPILPILLPRETMTNCNIAGYDIPDKTLVYVNALAIHRDPEVWKDPEEFYPERFIGSDIDLKGQDFELIPFGSGRRICPGLNMAIATIDLVLSNLLYSFDWEMPEGAKREDIDTHGQAGLIQHKKNPLCLVAKKRIECV; translated from the exons ATGAACAAAAACATGTCACCCCTTATTCTTTTACCCTTTGCTCTCTTGCTAttcttcttgttcaaaaaacacaaaacatcTAAGAAATCAACAACTCTTCCACCAGGTCCTAAAGGCCTTCCTTTCATTGGAAACTTACACCAACTTGATAGTTCAGTTCTTGGTTTAAATTTCTATGAACTCTCTAAGAAATATGGCCCTATAATCTCCCTTAAACTTGGTTCAAAGCAAACAGTCGTTGTTTCATCAGCAAAAATGGCCAAAGAAGTAATGAAAACACATGATATCGAATTCTGTAACCGACCCGCGTTAATCAGCCATatgaaaatatcatataatGGATTAGATCAAATATTTGCACCATATAGAGAATATTGGAGACACACAAAAAAACTTTcctttattcattttcttagTGTCAAAAGAGTCTCAATGTTTTACTCAGTTAGAAAAGATGAGGTGACACGAATGATCAAGAAGATATCAGAAAATGCTTCTTCCAACAAAGTTATGAACATGCAGGATCTTCTTACTTGTCTTACAAGTACTTTAGTTTGTAAGACCGCCTTCGGCAGAAGGTATGAAGGGGAAGGAATTGAGCGTAGCATGTTTCAAGGTCTGCATAAAGAAGTTCAGGATTTGCTAATTTCGTTCTTTTACGCGGATTATTTGCCCTTTGTTGGAGGGATTGTTGATAAGCTCACCGGAAAGACGAGTCGCCTTGAGAAAACGTTCAAGGTTTCAGATGAACTTTATCAAAGTATTGTTGATGAACATCTTGATCCAGAAAGGAAGAAGTTGCCTCCACATGAGGATGATGTTATTGATGCCTTGATTGAACTGAAGAATGATCCTTACTGCTCAATGGATCTCACTGCAGAACACATCAAGCCCTTGATCAtg AATATGTCGTTTGCTGTGACAGAAACAATTGCGGCAGCGGTAGTCTGGGCTATGACTGCGCTAATGAAGAATCCAAGAGCGATGCAGAAAGTACAAGAAGAGATTCGGAAAGTGTGTGCAGGGAAAGGTTTTATAGAGGAAGAAGATGTCGAAAAGCTTCCATATTTCAAGGCCGTTATAAAAGAATCGATGAGATTGTACCCAATTTTGCCTATACTTTTACCAAGAGAAACAATGACAAATTGCAACATTGCAGGGTACGACATTCCAGACAAGACATTGGTGTACGTGAATGCATTGGCGATCCATAGAGACCCAGAAGTATGGAaggatccagaagagttttatCCAGAGAGATTCATAGGAAGTGATATAGATTTAAAAGGACAAGATTTTGAGCTGATTCCGTTTGGTTCTGGGCGAAGAATTTGCCCCGGCTTAAACATGGCTATTGCTACCATCGACCTTGTACTTTCTAATCTTCTCTATTCATTTGACTGGGAAATGCCTGAAGGAGCTAAGAGGGAAGACATTGACACTCATGGTCAAGCCGGACTTATTCAACACAAGAAAAATCCTCTCTGTCTTGTTGCTAAGAAGCGAATTGAATGCGTGTGA
- the LOC112422154 gene encoding protein FAR1-RELATED SEQUENCE 5-like, translating into MDKNSSLNLQENSLLGANQLLENDSMPNYDDELKPKVGQIFDTLAEGKLFYQNYAHNVGFSVRSSSETTDKNGVKRWKYFVCSKEGYLSDKKKDEVLDAVAVKSRRRSLTREGCNANAVFKWVEGGKYELARFNESHTHALASPSKRPFLRSARKVNPMHKSLLHAYGRANIGPSKSFHLMKEQFGGYENVGCTQKDLQNYKRDLQTLLKDSDANVFIDNFRRKQELNPSFFYAYEVDEEDRLRLCMWHIMKKVSEKIGASLNDDEEFNQSFKSCVWGSETPDEFEETWDSIIFDFELEENEWLSYMFEIRSMWIPAYFKDVLLAGIMRTTSRSESENSFYGNFLNPNVNLVEFWMRFDSAIEAQRHKELLADNSSIHSIPKLMLDRDIEKHARDVYAREKFYIFQKELWMACVDCGIENKKEEDGMEIFLVHDNSKVNRNLREVVYNLSYHNANCSCKMFQAEGIPCRHILCVVKGKKLNEIPSKYILNRWTKFANKKPVFDIGDIVYEKAGQGGIVSNVWDKLFRCVEKAGQDKEKLLIVLNGAVIMEKELDEFEGSSKQTKTNDLETYIRTNIPERVEILPPQFAKTKGSGKRIKSGKEKAVEQQQKRTRLCKACGEYAHHNSRNCPNK; encoded by the exons ATGGACAAAAACTCAAGCTTGAATTTGCAGGAAAACTCTTTGCTTGGAGCCAATCAGTTATTG GAAAATGATTCCATGCCGAACTATGACGATGAATTGAAGCCGAAGGTTGGACAAATATTTGATACGTTAGCAGAAGGTAAACTGTTTTACCAAAATTATGCACATAACGTCGGGTTTAGTGTGCGTTCATCATCGGAAACTACAGATAAAAATGGTGTGAAACGTTGGAAATACTTTGTTTGCTCAAAAGAAGGTTATTTATCGGAtaagaaaaaagatgaagtgCTTGATGCAGTTGCTGTCAAATCTAGAAGAAGGAGTCTTACAAGAGAAGGATGCAATGCAAATGCCGTTTTCAAATGGGTTGAAGGAGGTAAGTATGAGCTTGCTCGATTTAATGAAAGTCATACACATGCACTTGCTTCACCCTCGAAGAGGCCATTTCTAAGATCAGCAAGAAAGGTGAATCCAATGCACAAGAGCTTATTACATGCATATGGTAGAGCAAATATTGGGCCTTCAAAATCATTCCACTTAATGAAAGAACAATTTGGGGGTTATGAAAATGTTGGATGCACGCAAAAGGatcttcaaaattataaaagagattTACAGACTTTGCTCAAAGATTCTGATGCAAATGTTTTTATTGATAACTTTAGAAGGAAGCAAGAACTTAATCcatcatttttttatgcatACGAGGTAGATGAAGAAGACCGACTAAG ATTGTGCATGTGGCATATAATGAAAAAAGTTTCCGAAAAAATAGGTGCTTCCTTGAATGATGATGAAGAGTTCAACCAATCTTTCAAATCATGTGTTTGGGGATCAGAGACACCAGATGAGTTTGAAGAAACATGGGACAGTATCATTTTCGACTTTGAGTTAGAAGAGAATGAGTGGCTGtcatatatgtttgaaattcgAAGCATGTGGATTCCAGCATACTTTAAAGACGTTTTGTTGGCTGGGATAATGAGAACAACATCAAGATCAGAAAGTGAGAATTCGTTTTATGGAAATTTCTTGAATCCTAATGTCAACTTGGTTGAATTTTGGATGAGGTTTGATTCAGCAATCGAAGCACAACGACATAAGGAGTTACTTGCCGATAACAGTTCAATTCATTCCATACCAAAACTAATGTTGGATCGTGACATAGAGAAGCATGCAAGAGATGTGTATGCTCGCgagaaattttatatatttcagaAGGAATTATGGATGGCTTGTGTTGATTGTGGAATTGAAAATAAGAAAGAGGAAGATGGAATGGAAATATTTCTGGTACATGATAATAGTAAGGTCAATCGTAATCTTCGAGAAGTAGTGTACAATTTGTCTTATCACAATGCAAACTGCTCCTGCAAAATGTTCCAGGCTGAAGGAATACCTTGTAGACACATACTTTGTGTtgtaaagggaaaaaaattgaatgaaataccAAGTAAGTACATATTGAATAGGTGGACTAAGTTTGCAAATAAAAAACCTGTGTTTGACATAGGTGATATTGTCTATGAAAAGGCTGGGCAAGGTGGAATCGTTTCAAATGTCTGGGATAAGTTATTTAGGTGTGTGGAGAAGGCTGGGCAAGATAAAGAAAAGCTGCTTATTGTGTTAAATGGGGCTGTTATAATGGAAAAAGAGTTGGATGAGTTTGAAGGGAGTTCTAAGCAAACCAAGACAAATGATTTGGAAACTTACATCAGAACAAATATTCCTGAGAGAGTAGAAATTCTTCCACCACAGTTTGCAAAGACTAAAGGCAGTGGTAAAAGAATCAAAAGTGGCAAAGAGAAGGCTGtcgaacaacaacaaaaaagaacgAGACTTTGCAAGGCATGTGGTGAATATGCGCATCATAACAGCCGCAATTGTCCTAACAAATAA
- the LOC11411113 gene encoding cytochrome P450 83B1: MNKNMSPLILLPFALLLFFLFKKHKTSKKSTTLPPGPKGLPFIGNLHQLDSSVLGLNFYELSKKYGPIISLKLGSKQTVVVSSAKMAKEVMKTHDIEFCNRPALISHMKISYNGLDQIFAPYREYWRHTKKLSFIHFLSVKRVSMFYSVRKDEVTRMIKKISENASSNKVMNMQDLLTCLTSTLVCKTAFGRRYEGEGIERSMFQGLHKEVQDLLISFFYADYLPFVGGIVDKLTGKTSRLEKTFKVSDELYQSIVDEHLDPERKKLPPHEDDVIDALIELKNDPYCSMDLTAEHIKPLIMNMSFAVTETIAAAVVWAMTALMKNPRAMQKVQEEIRKVCAGKGFIEEEDVEKLPYFKAVIKESMRLYPILPILLPRETMTNCNIAGYDIPDKTLVYVNALAIHRDPEVWKDPEEFYPERFIGSDIDLKGQDFELIPFGSGRRICPGLNMAIATIDLVLSNLLYSFDWEMPEGAKREDIDTHGQAGLIQHKKNPLCLVAKKRIECV; the protein is encoded by the exons ATGAACAAAAACATGTCACCCCTTATTCTTTTACCCTTTGCTCTCTTGCTAttcttcttgttcaaaaaacacaaaacatcTAAGAAATCAACAACTCTTCCACCAGGTCCTAAAGGCCTTCCTTTCATTGGAAACTTACACCAACTTGATAGTTCAGTTCTTGGTTTAAATTTCTATGAACTCTCTAAGAAATATGGCCCTATAATCTCCCTTAAACTTGGTTCAAAGCAAACAGTCGTTGTTTCATCAGCAAAAATGGCCAAAGAAGTAATGAAAACACATGATATCGAATTCTGTAACCGACCCGCGTTAATCAGCCATatgaaaatatcatataatGGATTAGATCAAATATTTGCACCATATAGAGAATATTGGAGACACACAAAAAAACTTTcctttattcattttcttagTGTCAAAAGAGTCTCAATGTTTTACTCAGTTAGAAAAGATGAGGTGACACGAATGATCAAGAAGATATCAGAAAATGCTTCTTCCAACAAAGTTATGAACATGCAGGATCTTCTTACTTGTCTTACAAGTACTTTAGTTTGTAAGACCGCCTTCGGCAGAAGGTATGAAGGGGAAGGAATTGAGCGTAGCATGTTTCAAGGTCTGCATAAAGAAGTTCAGGATTTGCTAATTTCGTTCTTTTACGCGGATTATTTGCCCTTTGTTGGAGGGATTGTTGATAAACTCACCGGAAAGACGAGTCGCCTTGAGAAAACGTTCAAGGTTTCAGATGAACTTTATCAAAGTATTGTTGATGAACATCTTGATCCAGAAAGGAAGAAGTTGCCTCCACATGAGGATGATGTTATTGATGCCTTGATTGAACTGAAGAATGATCCTTACTGCTCAATGGATCTCACTGCAGAACACATCAAGCCCTTGATCAtg AATATGTCGTTTGCTGTGACAGAAACAATTGCGGCAGCGGTAGTCTGGGCTATGACTGCACTAATGAAGAATCCAAGAGCGATGCAGAAAGTACAAGAAGAGATTCGGAAAGTGTGTGCAGGGAAAGGTTTTATAGAGGAAGAAGATGTCGAAAAGCTTCCATATTTCAAGGCCGTTATAAAAGAATCAATGAGATTGTACCCAATTTTGCCTATACTTTTACCAAGAGAAACAATGACAAATTGCAACATTGCAGGGTACGACATTCCAGACAAGACATTGGTGTACGTGAATGCATTGGCGATCCATAGAGACCCAGAAGTATGGAaggatccagaagagttttatCCAGAGAGATTCATAGGAAGTGATATAGATTTAAAAGGACAAGATTTTGAGCTGATTCCGTTTGGTTCTGGGCGAAGAATTTGCCCCGGCTTAAACATGGCTATTGCTACCATCGACCTTGTACTTTCTAATCTTCTCTATTCATTTGATTGGGAAATGCCTGAAGGAGCTAAGAGGGAAGACATTGACACTCATGGTCAAGCCGGACTTATTCAACACAAGAAAAATCCTCTCTGTCTTGTTGCTAAGAAGCGAATTGAATGCGTGTGA
- the LOC11408062 gene encoding shewanella-like protein phosphatase 1, whose amino-acid sequence MASLCMNSTVPLSPSSHPRNNTTLSSSSSLLVDNNNNIHSNSLKTTSSNLKPIVVIGHPPTFVSAPGRTILAVGDLHGDLKQARYALEMAGVLSSDGQDLWTGGENVLIQLGDILDRGEDEIAILSLLRSLDKQAKSKGGAVFQVNGNHETMNVEGDFRYVDSGGFDECSDFVEYINNSEDDWEETFTGWVDVSETWKEDRTKSRSHWGPWNLVKRQKGVIARSILFRPGGPLACELARHGVALKVNDWVFCHGGLLPHHVAYGLERMNKEVSEWMRDPSENDSTIQIPFIATRGYDSVVWNRLYSRDSPDLMDYEAKQVCSVLEETLQAVDAKAMVVGHTPQTIGVNCKYNCSIWRVDVGMSSGVLNSRPEVLEIIDDKARVIRSKTDRYSELQAAAYT is encoded by the exons atGGCATCACTATGTATGAACTCCACAGTACCACTCTCACCATCTTCTCATCCTCGTAACAACAccactctttcttcttcttcttctttgcttgttgataacaacaacaatattcatAGTAATAGCCTTAAAACAACATCAAGTAATTTGAAACCTATTGTTGTTATTGGTCACCCTCCTACTTTTGTTTCTGCTCCTGGTCGCACTATTCTCGCTG TTGGAGATTTACATGGAGATCTTAAGCAAGCTAGATATGCACTTGAAATGGCTGGTGTGTTGAGCTCTGATGGTCAAGACTTGTGGACTGGTGGCGAAAAT GTGTTGATTCAACTTGGAGATATATTAGATCGAGGTGAAGATGAAATTGCTATCTTGTCCTTGCTGCGATCATTGGATAAACAAGCGAAATCAAAAGGTGGAGCTGTGTTTCAG GTAAATGGAAACCATGAAACCATGAATGTGGAAGGGGATTTCAGATATGTTGATTCTGGAGGATTTGACGAGTGTAGTGATTTTGTGGAATATATCAATAATTCTGAAGATGACTGGGAAGAAACATTTACTGGTTGGGTTGATGTATCTGAGACATGGAAAGAAGATCGAACAAAGTCAAGAAGTCATTGGGGACCTTGGAATTTAGTGAAG AGACAAAAAGGAGTCATTGCCCGATCAATCCTCTTTCGGCCTGGTGGGCCACTGGCATGTGAGCTTGCAAGGCATGGTGTTGCACTCAAGGTTAATGACTGGGTCTTCTGTCATGGCGGCCTTCTTCCTCACCATG TTGCATATGGTTTGGAGCGGATGAACAAAGAAGTGTCTGAGTGGATGAGAGATCCAAGTGAGAATGACAGTACTATCCAAATCCCTTTCATTGCCACTAGGGGTTATGACAGTGTTGTTTGGAATCGGTTATACTCAAGAGACTCACCAGATTTGATGGATTATGAGGCTAAACAG GTATGTTCCGTTCTTGAAGAAACGCTGCAAGCAGTTGATGCTAAGGCAATGGTGGTTGGACATACTCCTCAAACTATTGGGGTAAATTG TAAATACAACTGTAGCATATGGCGTGTAGATGTTGGAATGTCCAGCGGAGTCCTTAATTCAAGACCAGAG GTTCTAGAAATTATAGACGATAAAGCCAGAGTTATAAGGAGCAAAACGGACAGATACAGTGAACTTCAGGCGGCTGCATATACTTGA